From the genome of Populus alba chromosome 10, ASM523922v2, whole genome shotgun sequence, one region includes:
- the LOC118059830 gene encoding uncharacterized protein isoform X6, protein MEGVPVLDTENINVAGDKIKGEKLEKGSLVGIARRKMLADISNLSQRNQYGKSQSVLVSKEHVEKLKRDIMALTKLVADRNKIIELSAIELQKLRVNYQQLQQQNLQLAQANSQMLAELNAGKDKLKAYQHELGCKNGLLNAKKLELKVETIKGDKAAQFSQPEDNKPCNIKRKRQSKVQSLDSSAVKPGQTEENAEKKSICLRRRSAMFKSGEKPTEKNTVTKSISPDSVCLRRQSARFKSGEEPTEKDTDTKSRICTGRQSTRVKSEDQIQEPAENLFQTDDAKFHIPPLHDDPVHESCPTSSVLSVKIESETGNSVPRFETQELRRTSFRPTRRAAEKVQTYKEIPINVKMRRNE, encoded by the exons ATGGAGGGTGTTCCGGTTCTTGACACAGAAAACATTAATGTTGCAG GTGACAAAATAAAGGGAGAGAAACTGGAAAAGGGGTCTTTGGTTGGAATTGCGCGAAGGAAAATGCTTGCTGATATTAGCAACCTGTCACAGCGAAACCAGTATGGGAAATCACAATCTGTTTTAGTTAGTAAAGAGCATGTTGAGAAGCTCAAACGG GATATCATGGCATTGACAAAGCTTGTTGCAGATAGGAA TAAAATCATCGAGTTGAGTGCAATTGAGTTGCAGAAACTGAGAGTCAATTATCAGCAATTACAGCAACAGAATCTGCAACTTGCCCAAGCAAACAGCCAGATGTTAGCA GAACTAAATGCAGGTAAAGATAAG CTTAAGGCATATCAGCATGAGTTGGGATGCAAGAATGGCCTGCTTAATGCCAAAAAATTGGAGCTGAAG GTTGAAACCATCAAAGGTGACAAGGCAGCACAATTCTCTCAACCAGAGGACAATAAACCTTGCAACATAAAAAGGAAGCGCCAATCAAAAGTTCAAT CTTTGGATTCCAGTGCTGTTAAACCAGGTCAAACTGAAGAGAATGCTGAGAAGAAGAG TATTTGTTTGAGAAGGCGATCTGCTATGTTTAAATCTGGAGAAAAACCCACTGAAAAGAACACTGTTACAAAGAG TATTTCTCCCGACAGTGTTTGTTTGAGAAGGCAATCTGCTAGGTTTAAGTCCGGAGAAGAACCCACTGAAAAGGATACTGATACAAAGAG CAGGATATGTACAGGAAGGCAATCCACTAGGGTTAAATCTGAGGATCAAATACAAGAACCAGCTGAAAATTTGTTTCAGACAGATGATGCTAAATTTCATATTCCTCCATTGCATGACGATCCAGTGCATGAAAGTTGTCCTACATCATCAGTTCTATCTGTTAAAATTGAATCTGAAACAGGGAACAGTGTCCCTAGATTTGAAACTCAAGAACTGAGAAGGACATCCTTTCGGCCCACACGTCGAGCAGCCGAGAAAGTTCAGACCTACAAGGAAATTCCAATTAATGTTAAGATGCGAAGAAATGAGTGA
- the LOC118059830 gene encoding SHUGOSHIN 2 isoform X1 gives MEGVPVLDTENINVAGDKIKGEKLEKGSLVGIARRKMLADISNLSQRNQYGKSQSVLVSKEHVEKLKRDIMALTKLVADRNKIIELSAIELQKLRVNYQQLQQQNLQLAQANSQMLAELNAGKDKLKAYQHELGCKNGLLNAKKLELKEKTKKVRSQNTRNEVETIKGDKAAQFSQPEDNKPCNIKRKRQSKVQSLDSSAVKPGQTEENAEKKSICLRRRSAMFKSGEKPTEKNTVTKSISPDSVCLRRQSARFKSGEEPTEKDTDTKSRICTGRQSTRVKSEDQIQEPAENLFQTDDAKFHIPPLHDDPVHESCPTSSVLSVKIESETGNSVPRFETQELRRTSFRPTRRAAEKVQTYKEIPINVKMRRNE, from the exons ATGGAGGGTGTTCCGGTTCTTGACACAGAAAACATTAATGTTGCAG GTGACAAAATAAAGGGAGAGAAACTGGAAAAGGGGTCTTTGGTTGGAATTGCGCGAAGGAAAATGCTTGCTGATATTAGCAACCTGTCACAGCGAAACCAGTATGGGAAATCACAATCTGTTTTAGTTAGTAAAGAGCATGTTGAGAAGCTCAAACGG GATATCATGGCATTGACAAAGCTTGTTGCAGATAGGAA TAAAATCATCGAGTTGAGTGCAATTGAGTTGCAGAAACTGAGAGTCAATTATCAGCAATTACAGCAACAGAATCTGCAACTTGCCCAAGCAAACAGCCAGATGTTAGCA GAACTAAATGCAGGTAAAGATAAG CTTAAGGCATATCAGCATGAGTTGGGATGCAAGAATGGCCTGCTTAATGCCAAAAAATTGGAGCTGAAG gagaaaacaaagaaagttaGAAGCCAGAATACGAGAAATGAG GTTGAAACCATCAAAGGTGACAAGGCAGCACAATTCTCTCAACCAGAGGACAATAAACCTTGCAACATAAAAAGGAAGCGCCAATCAAAAGTTCAAT CTTTGGATTCCAGTGCTGTTAAACCAGGTCAAACTGAAGAGAATGCTGAGAAGAAGAG TATTTGTTTGAGAAGGCGATCTGCTATGTTTAAATCTGGAGAAAAACCCACTGAAAAGAACACTGTTACAAAGAG TATTTCTCCCGACAGTGTTTGTTTGAGAAGGCAATCTGCTAGGTTTAAGTCCGGAGAAGAACCCACTGAAAAGGATACTGATACAAAGAG CAGGATATGTACAGGAAGGCAATCCACTAGGGTTAAATCTGAGGATCAAATACAAGAACCAGCTGAAAATTTGTTTCAGACAGATGATGCTAAATTTCATATTCCTCCATTGCATGACGATCCAGTGCATGAAAGTTGTCCTACATCATCAGTTCTATCTGTTAAAATTGAATCTGAAACAGGGAACAGTGTCCCTAGATTTGAAACTCAAGAACTGAGAAGGACATCCTTTCGGCCCACACGTCGAGCAGCCGAGAAAGTTCAGACCTACAAGGAAATTCCAATTAATGTTAAGATGCGAAGAAATGAGTGA
- the LOC118059830 gene encoding SHUGOSHIN 2 isoform X2 has protein sequence MEGVPVLDTENINVAGDKIKGEKLEKGSLVGIARRKMLADISNLSQRNQYGKSQSVLVSKEHVEKLKRDIMALTKLVADRNKIIELSAIELQKLRVNYQQLQQQNLQLAQANSQMLAELNAGKDKLKAYQHELGCKNGLLNAKKLELKEKTKKVRSQNTRNEVETIKGDKAAQFSQPEDNKPCNIKRKRQSKVQSLDSSAVKPGQTEENAEKKSICLRRRSAMFKSGEKPTEKNTVTKSISPDSVCLRRQSARFKSGEEPTEKDTDTKRICTGRQSTRVKSEDQIQEPAENLFQTDDAKFHIPPLHDDPVHESCPTSSVLSVKIESETGNSVPRFETQELRRTSFRPTRRAAEKVQTYKEIPINVKMRRNE, from the exons ATGGAGGGTGTTCCGGTTCTTGACACAGAAAACATTAATGTTGCAG GTGACAAAATAAAGGGAGAGAAACTGGAAAAGGGGTCTTTGGTTGGAATTGCGCGAAGGAAAATGCTTGCTGATATTAGCAACCTGTCACAGCGAAACCAGTATGGGAAATCACAATCTGTTTTAGTTAGTAAAGAGCATGTTGAGAAGCTCAAACGG GATATCATGGCATTGACAAAGCTTGTTGCAGATAGGAA TAAAATCATCGAGTTGAGTGCAATTGAGTTGCAGAAACTGAGAGTCAATTATCAGCAATTACAGCAACAGAATCTGCAACTTGCCCAAGCAAACAGCCAGATGTTAGCA GAACTAAATGCAGGTAAAGATAAG CTTAAGGCATATCAGCATGAGTTGGGATGCAAGAATGGCCTGCTTAATGCCAAAAAATTGGAGCTGAAG gagaaaacaaagaaagttaGAAGCCAGAATACGAGAAATGAG GTTGAAACCATCAAAGGTGACAAGGCAGCACAATTCTCTCAACCAGAGGACAATAAACCTTGCAACATAAAAAGGAAGCGCCAATCAAAAGTTCAAT CTTTGGATTCCAGTGCTGTTAAACCAGGTCAAACTGAAGAGAATGCTGAGAAGAAGAG TATTTGTTTGAGAAGGCGATCTGCTATGTTTAAATCTGGAGAAAAACCCACTGAAAAGAACACTGTTACAAAGAG TATTTCTCCCGACAGTGTTTGTTTGAGAAGGCAATCTGCTAGGTTTAAGTCCGGAGAAGAACCCACTGAAAAGGATACTGATACAAAGAG GATATGTACAGGAAGGCAATCCACTAGGGTTAAATCTGAGGATCAAATACAAGAACCAGCTGAAAATTTGTTTCAGACAGATGATGCTAAATTTCATATTCCTCCATTGCATGACGATCCAGTGCATGAAAGTTGTCCTACATCATCAGTTCTATCTGTTAAAATTGAATCTGAAACAGGGAACAGTGTCCCTAGATTTGAAACTCAAGAACTGAGAAGGACATCCTTTCGGCCCACACGTCGAGCAGCCGAGAAAGTTCAGACCTACAAGGAAATTCCAATTAATGTTAAGATGCGAAGAAATGAGTGA
- the LOC118059830 gene encoding SHUGOSHIN 2 isoform X3: protein MEGVPVLDTENINVAGDKIKGEKLEKGSLVGIARRKMLADISNLSQRNQYGKSQSVLVSKEHVEKLKRDIMALTKLVADRNKIIELSAIELQKLRVNYQQLQQQNLQLAQANSQMLAELNAGKDKLKAYQHELGCKNGLLNAKKLELKKVRSQNTRNEVETIKGDKAAQFSQPEDNKPCNIKRKRQSKVQSLDSSAVKPGQTEENAEKKSICLRRRSAMFKSGEKPTEKNTVTKSISPDSVCLRRQSARFKSGEEPTEKDTDTKSRICTGRQSTRVKSEDQIQEPAENLFQTDDAKFHIPPLHDDPVHESCPTSSVLSVKIESETGNSVPRFETQELRRTSFRPTRRAAEKVQTYKEIPINVKMRRNE, encoded by the exons ATGGAGGGTGTTCCGGTTCTTGACACAGAAAACATTAATGTTGCAG GTGACAAAATAAAGGGAGAGAAACTGGAAAAGGGGTCTTTGGTTGGAATTGCGCGAAGGAAAATGCTTGCTGATATTAGCAACCTGTCACAGCGAAACCAGTATGGGAAATCACAATCTGTTTTAGTTAGTAAAGAGCATGTTGAGAAGCTCAAACGG GATATCATGGCATTGACAAAGCTTGTTGCAGATAGGAA TAAAATCATCGAGTTGAGTGCAATTGAGTTGCAGAAACTGAGAGTCAATTATCAGCAATTACAGCAACAGAATCTGCAACTTGCCCAAGCAAACAGCCAGATGTTAGCA GAACTAAATGCAGGTAAAGATAAG CTTAAGGCATATCAGCATGAGTTGGGATGCAAGAATGGCCTGCTTAATGCCAAAAAATTGGAGCTGAAG aaagttaGAAGCCAGAATACGAGAAATGAG GTTGAAACCATCAAAGGTGACAAGGCAGCACAATTCTCTCAACCAGAGGACAATAAACCTTGCAACATAAAAAGGAAGCGCCAATCAAAAGTTCAAT CTTTGGATTCCAGTGCTGTTAAACCAGGTCAAACTGAAGAGAATGCTGAGAAGAAGAG TATTTGTTTGAGAAGGCGATCTGCTATGTTTAAATCTGGAGAAAAACCCACTGAAAAGAACACTGTTACAAAGAG TATTTCTCCCGACAGTGTTTGTTTGAGAAGGCAATCTGCTAGGTTTAAGTCCGGAGAAGAACCCACTGAAAAGGATACTGATACAAAGAG CAGGATATGTACAGGAAGGCAATCCACTAGGGTTAAATCTGAGGATCAAATACAAGAACCAGCTGAAAATTTGTTTCAGACAGATGATGCTAAATTTCATATTCCTCCATTGCATGACGATCCAGTGCATGAAAGTTGTCCTACATCATCAGTTCTATCTGTTAAAATTGAATCTGAAACAGGGAACAGTGTCCCTAGATTTGAAACTCAAGAACTGAGAAGGACATCCTTTCGGCCCACACGTCGAGCAGCCGAGAAAGTTCAGACCTACAAGGAAATTCCAATTAATGTTAAGATGCGAAGAAATGAGTGA
- the LOC118059830 gene encoding uncharacterized protein isoform X4, whose protein sequence is MEGVPVLDTENINVAGDKIKGEKLEKGSLVGIARRKMLADISNLSQRNQYGKSQSVLVSKEHVEKLKRDIMALTKLVADRNKIIELSAIELQKLRVNYQQLQQQNLQLAQANSQMLAELNAGKDKLKAYQHELGCKNGLLNAKKLELKEKTKKVRSQNTRNEVETIKGDKAAQFSQPEDNKPCNIKRKRQSKVQSLDSSAVKPGQTEENAEKKSICLRRRSAMFKSGEKPTEKNTVTKSVCLRRQSARFKSGEEPTEKDTDTKSRICTGRQSTRVKSEDQIQEPAENLFQTDDAKFHIPPLHDDPVHESCPTSSVLSVKIESETGNSVPRFETQELRRTSFRPTRRAAEKVQTYKEIPINVKMRRNE, encoded by the exons ATGGAGGGTGTTCCGGTTCTTGACACAGAAAACATTAATGTTGCAG GTGACAAAATAAAGGGAGAGAAACTGGAAAAGGGGTCTTTGGTTGGAATTGCGCGAAGGAAAATGCTTGCTGATATTAGCAACCTGTCACAGCGAAACCAGTATGGGAAATCACAATCTGTTTTAGTTAGTAAAGAGCATGTTGAGAAGCTCAAACGG GATATCATGGCATTGACAAAGCTTGTTGCAGATAGGAA TAAAATCATCGAGTTGAGTGCAATTGAGTTGCAGAAACTGAGAGTCAATTATCAGCAATTACAGCAACAGAATCTGCAACTTGCCCAAGCAAACAGCCAGATGTTAGCA GAACTAAATGCAGGTAAAGATAAG CTTAAGGCATATCAGCATGAGTTGGGATGCAAGAATGGCCTGCTTAATGCCAAAAAATTGGAGCTGAAG gagaaaacaaagaaagttaGAAGCCAGAATACGAGAAATGAG GTTGAAACCATCAAAGGTGACAAGGCAGCACAATTCTCTCAACCAGAGGACAATAAACCTTGCAACATAAAAAGGAAGCGCCAATCAAAAGTTCAAT CTTTGGATTCCAGTGCTGTTAAACCAGGTCAAACTGAAGAGAATGCTGAGAAGAAGAG TATTTGTTTGAGAAGGCGATCTGCTATGTTTAAATCTGGAGAAAAACCCACTGAAAAGAACACTGTTACAAAGAG TGTTTGTTTGAGAAGGCAATCTGCTAGGTTTAAGTCCGGAGAAGAACCCACTGAAAAGGATACTGATACAAAGAG CAGGATATGTACAGGAAGGCAATCCACTAGGGTTAAATCTGAGGATCAAATACAAGAACCAGCTGAAAATTTGTTTCAGACAGATGATGCTAAATTTCATATTCCTCCATTGCATGACGATCCAGTGCATGAAAGTTGTCCTACATCATCAGTTCTATCTGTTAAAATTGAATCTGAAACAGGGAACAGTGTCCCTAGATTTGAAACTCAAGAACTGAGAAGGACATCCTTTCGGCCCACACGTCGAGCAGCCGAGAAAGTTCAGACCTACAAGGAAATTCCAATTAATGTTAAGATGCGAAGAAATGAGTGA
- the LOC118059830 gene encoding uncharacterized protein isoform X5, translated as MEGVPVLDTENINVAGDKIKGEKLEKGSLVGIARRKMLADISNLSQRNQYGKSQSVLVSKEHVEKLKRDIMALTKLVADRNKIIELSAIELQKLRVNYQQLQQQNLQLAQANSQMLAELNAGKDKLKAYQHELGCKNGLLNAKKLELKEKTKKVRSQNTRNEVETIKGDKAAQFSQPEDNKPCNIKRKRQSKVQSLDSSAVKPGQTEENAEKKSICLRRRSAMFKSGEKPTEKNTVTKSVCLRRQSARFKSGEEPTEKDTDTKRICTGRQSTRVKSEDQIQEPAENLFQTDDAKFHIPPLHDDPVHESCPTSSVLSVKIESETGNSVPRFETQELRRTSFRPTRRAAEKVQTYKEIPINVKMRRNE; from the exons ATGGAGGGTGTTCCGGTTCTTGACACAGAAAACATTAATGTTGCAG GTGACAAAATAAAGGGAGAGAAACTGGAAAAGGGGTCTTTGGTTGGAATTGCGCGAAGGAAAATGCTTGCTGATATTAGCAACCTGTCACAGCGAAACCAGTATGGGAAATCACAATCTGTTTTAGTTAGTAAAGAGCATGTTGAGAAGCTCAAACGG GATATCATGGCATTGACAAAGCTTGTTGCAGATAGGAA TAAAATCATCGAGTTGAGTGCAATTGAGTTGCAGAAACTGAGAGTCAATTATCAGCAATTACAGCAACAGAATCTGCAACTTGCCCAAGCAAACAGCCAGATGTTAGCA GAACTAAATGCAGGTAAAGATAAG CTTAAGGCATATCAGCATGAGTTGGGATGCAAGAATGGCCTGCTTAATGCCAAAAAATTGGAGCTGAAG gagaaaacaaagaaagttaGAAGCCAGAATACGAGAAATGAG GTTGAAACCATCAAAGGTGACAAGGCAGCACAATTCTCTCAACCAGAGGACAATAAACCTTGCAACATAAAAAGGAAGCGCCAATCAAAAGTTCAAT CTTTGGATTCCAGTGCTGTTAAACCAGGTCAAACTGAAGAGAATGCTGAGAAGAAGAG TATTTGTTTGAGAAGGCGATCTGCTATGTTTAAATCTGGAGAAAAACCCACTGAAAAGAACACTGTTACAAAGAG TGTTTGTTTGAGAAGGCAATCTGCTAGGTTTAAGTCCGGAGAAGAACCCACTGAAAAGGATACTGATACAAAGAG GATATGTACAGGAAGGCAATCCACTAGGGTTAAATCTGAGGATCAAATACAAGAACCAGCTGAAAATTTGTTTCAGACAGATGATGCTAAATTTCATATTCCTCCATTGCATGACGATCCAGTGCATGAAAGTTGTCCTACATCATCAGTTCTATCTGTTAAAATTGAATCTGAAACAGGGAACAGTGTCCCTAGATTTGAAACTCAAGAACTGAGAAGGACATCCTTTCGGCCCACACGTCGAGCAGCCGAGAAAGTTCAGACCTACAAGGAAATTCCAATTAATGTTAAGATGCGAAGAAATGAGTGA